A portion of the Acidobacteriota bacterium genome contains these proteins:
- a CDS encoding type II secretion system F family protein — protein sequence MSGAGATQRVASVAAPRRAAAPVPSKRARKVPAKSLAVFTRQLSVMIDAGLPLVQCLELLAKEEPEKRLASAVRAVRADVEAGASLAEAMTRQPHAFNALFTHMVAAGESAGILDTIFKRLSTYIEKQVKLQSQVRAAMIYPAAVVTIAGIVVAVLLWKVIPTFASLFAGLGAKLPLATRIVIRASELFVFALPALVAGGFALAFVLRRYYATEAGRLRIDGILLRVPLLGAILRKVAVARFCRTLSTLISAGVPILTGLDITGRTSGNAVVEAAVRQARVGIERGETIAAPLRATGVFPPMVAQMIGAGENTGALDLMLAKIAEFYEEEVDVAVAGLLTVLEPVMIAILGVIVGGIIISMYLPLFELINQLV from the coding sequence ATGAGCGGCGCAGGGGCGACACAACGAGTGGCATCGGTGGCCGCGCCTCGGCGGGCGGCTGCGCCTGTGCCGTCGAAGCGGGCGCGAAAGGTCCCGGCCAAGAGTCTTGCCGTGTTCACGCGGCAGCTGTCGGTCATGATCGACGCAGGCCTGCCGCTGGTGCAGTGCCTTGAACTGCTCGCGAAAGAGGAGCCGGAAAAGCGGCTGGCGTCTGCCGTTCGCGCGGTGCGCGCGGACGTGGAGGCTGGCGCGTCGCTGGCTGAGGCCATGACGCGGCAGCCGCACGCGTTTAATGCGCTGTTCACCCACATGGTGGCGGCGGGCGAATCGGCGGGTATTCTCGACACCATCTTCAAGCGCCTTTCCACCTACATCGAAAAGCAGGTGAAGCTGCAGTCTCAGGTGCGCGCGGCGATGATCTACCCCGCGGCGGTCGTGACGATCGCGGGTATCGTGGTTGCCGTGCTGCTGTGGAAGGTCATTCCGACCTTCGCGTCCTTGTTCGCCGGGCTGGGCGCCAAGTTGCCACTGGCCACCAGAATCGTGATCCGGGCCAGCGAGCTCTTTGTCTTTGCCCTGCCGGCCCTCGTGGCGGGCGGATTCGCGCTGGCATTCGTGTTACGCCGGTACTACGCCACCGAGGCCGGCCGGCTCAGAATTGACGGAATCCTGCTGCGGGTGCCCCTGCTCGGCGCCATCCTGCGAAAAGTGGCGGTGGCGCGGTTCTGCCGCACACTCAGTACCTTGATCAGCGCGGGCGTGCCGATTCTGACCGGGCTCGACATCACCGGGCGCACCTCAGGCAACGCCGTCGTCGAGGCCGCCGTCAGGCAGGCGCGGGTCGGTATCGAGCGCGGCGAGACGATTGCCGCGCCCCTGCGGGCCACCGGGGTGTTCCCGCCGATGGTGGCGCAGATGATTGGCGCTGGTGAGAACACCGGTGCCCTGGACCTGATGCTGGCCAAGATTGCCGAGTTCTATGAAGAGGAAGTGGACGTGGCCGTGGCCGGCCTCCTGACCGTACTTGAACCCGTGATGATTGCGATTTTGGGCGTCATCGTCGGCGGCATCATCATTTCGATGTATCTGCCGCTGTTCGAGTTGATCAATCAGCTGGTGTAA
- a CDS encoding prepilin-type N-terminal cleavage/methylation domain-containing protein produces the protein MTGKRDQGFTLIELLIVVAIISIIAAIAVPGLLRARMSGNETSALASLKVVNSSEVAYSASCGNNGYATAFTVLATPSPTMGFISADLGVATPIKSGYNFALAAGAGSAAGPADCNAVVTRTGYYASAVPTGYGTTGSKSYATNAGNTVYQIWAATAPAEPFAAPAIPIG, from the coding sequence ATGACGGGCAAACGAGACCAGGGTTTTACGCTTATTGAATTGTTGATCGTCGTTGCAATCATCAGCATCATCGCGGCCATTGCAGTGCCGGGCCTGCTGCGCGCACGTATGAGCGGTAACGAGACGTCGGCGCTCGCGTCGCTGAAGGTCGTCAACTCCTCAGAGGTTGCGTATTCGGCCTCCTGCGGCAACAACGGCTACGCGACCGCGTTCACGGTGCTGGCAACGCCTTCCCCGACGATGGGCTTCATCTCGGCGGACCTCGGCGTGGCGACCCCGATCAAGAGCGGCTACAACTTCGCGCTGGCGGCGGGCGCCGGTTCAGCGGCCGGTCCGGCCGACTGCAACGCGGTTGTGACGCGGACGGGCTACTACGCGTCGGCCGTGCCGACGGGTTACGGCACCACGGGCAGCAAGTCGTACGCGACCAACGCCGGCAACACGGTGTACCAGATCTGGGCGGCCACCGCGCCGGCAGAGCCGTTTGCCGCTCCCGCGATTCCGATCGGTTGA
- a CDS encoding thioredoxin domain-containing protein has protein sequence MTPRIRSLVLLFGLVGLGFAGASAWVHYQLLTNPSYTSFCDVNATFNCSQVYLSQYGSFQGVSTAVGGLIWFGLAVVLAAFGGAPAPVDARSKAPTSPVGAYLFAWSTIGLAVILYLAYASFFILGTACLLCIGTYVCVIAIFVLSGVSSSVPMAELPARLVDDLRGVMKNPAMLTVAVVFLAGVASTLAFFPHDAQPATAEEAAAQVNQAAPPPADQVQAWLLEWEKAPREETGVPAEGAKVVVIKFNDFQCPSCRMGWAALKPVIDEFAKTHPGAVRYVIKDFPLEGECNFSTPSMDHYASCEASAALRMARAVGKADEMEAWLFANQTRLIGGVDVVTEGLKAVTGLTNFAEQYPQMLIPIRQDVSDGVALRIGGTPTYFVNGVRLTQNLPPAYFKAAIEHELKKAGGL, from the coding sequence ATGACTCCTCGTATCCGGTCGCTGGTGTTGTTGTTCGGTCTCGTTGGGCTGGGGTTTGCCGGCGCATCCGCCTGGGTGCACTACCAGCTGCTGACGAATCCAAGTTACACAAGTTTCTGTGACGTCAACGCCACATTCAATTGTTCGCAGGTGTACCTGAGTCAGTACGGCTCATTCCAGGGTGTGTCTACGGCGGTTGGTGGGCTCATCTGGTTTGGATTGGCTGTGGTGCTGGCTGCGTTCGGCGGTGCTCCGGCTCCGGTGGACGCCAGGAGCAAGGCGCCAACCAGTCCGGTGGGCGCCTATCTGTTCGCGTGGTCCACGATCGGCCTCGCGGTGATTCTGTATCTGGCGTACGCGTCGTTCTTTATTCTGGGTACCGCGTGCCTGCTCTGCATCGGCACCTACGTTTGTGTCATTGCCATTTTTGTGCTCTCCGGCGTGTCGTCGTCGGTTCCCATGGCGGAACTGCCGGCGCGGCTGGTTGATGATCTGAGGGGCGTCATGAAGAATCCGGCCATGCTGACCGTCGCCGTGGTGTTCCTGGCCGGTGTCGCCAGCACGCTCGCGTTTTTCCCGCACGACGCCCAGCCTGCCACTGCCGAGGAAGCCGCGGCCCAGGTCAATCAGGCGGCGCCGCCGCCGGCTGATCAGGTGCAGGCCTGGCTGCTGGAGTGGGAGAAGGCGCCGCGCGAAGAGACGGGCGTGCCCGCCGAGGGTGCCAAGGTAGTGGTGATCAAGTTCAACGACTTCCAGTGCCCGTCGTGTCGCATGGGGTGGGCGGCGCTCAAGCCCGTCATTGACGAGTTCGCCAAGACCCATCCGGGCGCGGTGCGATACGTCATCAAGGATTTCCCGCTTGAAGGCGAGTGCAATTTTTCGACGCCCAGCATGGATCACTACGCGTCGTGTGAAGCGTCTGCTGCGCTGCGGATGGCACGCGCGGTGGGCAAAGCCGACGAGATGGAAGCGTGGCTGTTTGCGAACCAGACCCGCCTGATCGGCGGCGTGGACGTGGTCACAGAAGGACTCAAAGCCGTGACCGGCCTGACCAATTTCGCCGAGCAGTATCCACAGATGCTCATTCCGATTCGCCAGGACGTCTCGGATGGCGTGGCGCTGCGCATCGGGGGAACCCCGACGTACTTCGTCAACGGGGTCAGGCTCACGCAGAACCTGCCGCCGGCCTACTTCAAGGCCGCCATCGAACACGAGTTGAAGAAGGCCGGAGGCCTTTGA
- a CDS encoding ABC transporter ATP-binding protein, producing the protein MDVVSVVLRLDRLTKDFSAGLFGRRKQRALDEVSFELSRGEVFGLLGPNGAGKTTTLKLITGLLRPTSGHVTVFGGAPGDRAARAALGFLPEHPVFYDHLTAEELLAYFAGLCGISGADRTRRVSQVLDDVGLGDARRRPMRQYSKGMLQRVGLAQALINEPALVILDEPMSGLDPIGRREVRELILKLRDGSRTVLFSSHILSDAETLCSRVAILARGRLMASGAVGDLTAGKAGGWEVIAANLSPAAVAALQARTTRATRIAHGRYTFELAEGERPEPFIAALTELGGALVSASPTRATLEDVFVEQVS; encoded by the coding sequence ATTGACGTTGTGTCTGTCGTCCTTCGACTTGACCGTCTGACAAAAGATTTCTCGGCCGGCCTGTTCGGCCGGAGAAAACAACGTGCGCTCGACGAGGTGTCGTTCGAGTTGTCGCGCGGCGAAGTGTTCGGCCTGCTGGGACCAAACGGGGCCGGCAAAACCACCACGCTCAAACTGATTACAGGCTTGCTTCGCCCGACCTCGGGGCACGTCACCGTCTTTGGTGGCGCTCCAGGTGATCGCGCAGCGCGCGCGGCTCTGGGATTCCTGCCCGAGCACCCCGTGTTTTACGACCATCTGACTGCCGAGGAGTTGCTCGCGTATTTCGCCGGTTTGTGCGGAATCTCGGGCGCCGACCGCACCCGCCGCGTGTCTCAGGTGCTTGACGATGTGGGGCTGGGCGACGCGAGGCGTCGTCCCATGCGCCAGTATTCGAAGGGGATGTTGCAGCGGGTCGGCCTGGCGCAGGCGTTAATCAACGAGCCGGCGCTCGTGATTCTTGACGAGCCGATGTCGGGGCTGGACCCAATCGGGCGGCGCGAAGTGCGCGAGCTCATTTTGAAACTGCGCGACGGCAGCCGCACCGTGCTGTTCAGCTCACACATCCTGTCGGATGCCGAGACACTGTGTTCGCGCGTGGCGATACTCGCCCGCGGCCGCCTCATGGCCAGCGGCGCGGTGGGGGACCTCACCGCAGGCAAGGCCGGCGGTTGGGAAGTGATTGCCGCCAATTTGTCGCCTGCCGCAGTGGCTGCGCTGCAGGCGCGCACCACACGCGCAACTCGAATCGCGCACGGGCGCTACACCTTTGAATTGGCAGAGGGCGAACGGCCCGAGCCGTTCATCGCGGCGCTGACCGAGTTGGGCGGCGCGCTGGTCTCGGCGTCACCCACGCGGGCCACGCTCGAAGATGTGTTCGTGGAGCAGGTGTCATGA
- a CDS encoding ABC transporter permease subunit, whose protein sequence is MTRVRLVAWHVFKESVRDRVLFAIAGFALILVAASVLIGQITAGQDVKIIKDIGLATLELAGVLMAVFIGVGLVAREIERRSVYALLAKPVHRWEFVVGKFAGLVGTITVNLLLMTLALFALLAWLEWKMPDLALFKAVILILAELALLTAVALFFSTFSSSGILSAGLTLGVFVVGLFSEDLRGFSGIVSSEMLASVVRAIGVIVPAFSAFDIKADVVNGRPPVPWAYVAMTVAYAACYAGALVGGAVAIFSRREFK, encoded by the coding sequence ATGACGCGCGTACGGCTGGTGGCCTGGCACGTCTTCAAGGAAAGCGTGCGCGATCGCGTCCTGTTCGCGATCGCGGGGTTCGCGCTGATCCTGGTCGCGGCGTCGGTCCTCATCGGGCAGATTACCGCCGGGCAGGACGTGAAGATCATCAAGGACATCGGGCTCGCCACCCTTGAACTGGCCGGTGTCCTGATGGCGGTGTTTATCGGCGTGGGACTCGTGGCCAGGGAAATTGAACGCCGGAGCGTCTACGCTCTGCTCGCCAAGCCGGTGCACCGCTGGGAGTTTGTGGTGGGCAAGTTCGCCGGGTTGGTGGGCACCATCACCGTCAATTTGCTGCTGATGACACTTGCGCTCTTTGCGCTGCTGGCGTGGCTTGAGTGGAAGATGCCCGACCTGGCGCTGTTCAAGGCCGTGATCCTGATCCTCGCGGAGCTGGCGTTGCTGACAGCAGTGGCGTTGTTCTTCTCCACTTTTTCATCAAGTGGCATCCTCTCGGCGGGACTCACGCTGGGTGTGTTTGTGGTGGGTCTGTTCAGCGAAGACCTGCGCGGGTTCAGCGGCATCGTCAGTTCAGAGATGCTGGCGTCGGTGGTGCGGGCGATCGGCGTGATTGTGCCGGCGTTTTCAGCGTTCGACATCAAGGCGGATGTGGTCAATGGCCGGCCCCCGGTGCCCTGGGCGTATGTGGCGATGACGGTGGCGTATGCGGCGTGTTACGCGGGCGCCCTGGTGGGCGGGGCCGTGGCGATCTTTTCGCGACGGGAATTCAAGTGA
- a CDS encoding prepilin peptidase, which translates to MTPFELSVLFVFGLMVGSFLNVCIVRLPAGISIVTPPSRCPKCATRLVWRDNIPVLSWLWLGGKCRTCRAPISGRYPIIELATGAVFLLQGIMLPGSPIADSAMAVLLASRLVFSSLLVALLATDLETFRLPNPLTYFGIGAGIAFSLFGPPGLVGSLIGAAVGAGVLLLIRAAWKLARGVDAMGLGDVKMLAMIGAFLGWPHVWAVLLLSSLVGALVGIGIAIAGRGTMQSKLPFGVFLSVAALVSSVWGQRLIDWYMGTLSI; encoded by the coding sequence ATGACGCCATTCGAGCTCAGCGTGCTCTTCGTCTTCGGCTTGATGGTCGGCAGCTTCCTCAACGTCTGCATTGTCAGGTTGCCTGCGGGCATTTCGATTGTCACGCCGCCGTCGCGTTGCCCGAAGTGCGCCACGCGCCTGGTCTGGCGCGACAACATTCCGGTCCTCAGTTGGCTCTGGCTTGGAGGTAAGTGCCGCACGTGCCGTGCTCCGATCAGTGGCCGCTATCCGATCATCGAACTCGCGACCGGAGCCGTATTCCTCCTTCAGGGCATCATGCTGCCGGGGTCGCCGATCGCGGATTCGGCGATGGCCGTTCTGCTCGCATCGAGGCTCGTGTTTTCGTCGCTGCTGGTGGCGCTCCTTGCCACCGACCTTGAGACATTCAGGCTGCCCAACCCGCTGACCTATTTCGGCATTGGCGCTGGGATTGCGTTCAGCCTGTTCGGACCTCCTGGGCTGGTGGGGAGCCTGATCGGCGCGGCAGTAGGTGCCGGCGTCCTGCTGCTGATTCGTGCCGCCTGGAAGCTCGCCAGGGGCGTGGATGCGATGGGGTTGGGCGACGTGAAGATGCTCGCGATGATCGGCGCGTTTCTGGGCTGGCCCCACGTCTGGGCGGTCCTGTTGCTCTCAAGTCTGGTGGGCGCCCTCGTGGGCATCGGCATCGCCATTGCGGGGCGGGGGACCATGCAGAGCAAGCTGCCGTTTGGGGTGTTCCTGTCGGTGGCGGCGTTGGTGTCGTCAGTCTGGGGCCAGCGCCTGATCGACTGGTACATGGGCACCCTGTCGATCTGA
- a CDS encoding prepilin-type N-terminal cleavage/methylation domain-containing protein, producing the protein MVQLSSDRGFTLIEVLVALVLVSVLVAGAMGVLAKAAAVIGAARVGTTATLLAMQKVEQLRAAPAALAAGTQQDYFAADSSVSPASSAFFVRRWTVTPGWAATGASSVVVEVLAAGAGRVAEVQAVVGGLP; encoded by the coding sequence GTGGTCCAACTCTCTTCAGATCGCGGTTTTACACTCATTGAAGTCCTGGTCGCGCTGGTGCTGGTCTCGGTGCTCGTCGCTGGAGCGATGGGCGTGCTGGCCAAAGCGGCGGCCGTGATTGGGGCTGCGCGCGTCGGCACGACGGCGACGCTGCTGGCGATGCAGAAAGTGGAGCAACTTCGCGCGGCGCCTGCCGCGCTCGCCGCTGGCACGCAGCAGGACTATTTCGCGGCCGACAGCAGTGTGTCGCCTGCATCGTCCGCGTTTTTTGTTCGTCGATGGACGGTGACGCCGGGGTGGGCGGCGACAGGCGCGTCATCGGTGGTCGTGGAAGTGCTGGCAGCCGGGGCCGGCCGCGTCGCAGAAGTACAGGCCGTGGTGGGAGGGCTGCCATGA
- a CDS encoding prepilin-type N-terminal cleavage/methylation domain-containing protein: protein MTPPRDSSGFTLAELLVALVLSAIVVSAVAALTATTDRFARSQSRVMDAQQRARVIAETLGRDLRLAGAGLDRGPMSGPLNRVFTPLWPRRVGRVRPDAATVVRPDALTLAWVPDTIVQTTLAIGDVPSLGRIVLAPCAGGALPCQVARGATLAVFDAPGRAELLGVLDDDVGGTAVRPLGAPAGAFAAGSAVSEVVIRGYYFDSALSQLRFYDGDGTDQPVVDEVTGLTFEYFGDPAPPQLPRPDPGLENCLFDMAGTWRGGVTLTANSDGLATLPLAMFLDGPWCSAGGTGFDADLLRVRRIRVEVRLRASGPRDPRPDYRAMFDVSPPNLSRTGAGGGPGGSW from the coding sequence ATGACACCGCCGCGCGACTCGTCCGGATTCACGCTGGCCGAATTGCTCGTGGCGCTCGTGTTGAGTGCGATTGTCGTCTCAGCCGTGGCAGCGCTGACGGCCACCACGGACCGGTTCGCGCGATCCCAATCGCGCGTCATGGATGCGCAGCAACGCGCGCGGGTGATCGCCGAGACACTGGGACGCGATCTGCGCCTGGCCGGCGCTGGGCTCGATCGAGGGCCGATGTCGGGGCCACTCAACCGGGTGTTTACGCCGCTGTGGCCACGTCGCGTTGGGCGCGTGCGTCCCGACGCGGCGACCGTGGTCAGGCCGGATGCACTCACGCTGGCGTGGGTGCCTGACACCATCGTTCAGACCACGCTCGCCATCGGTGACGTGCCGTCGCTCGGTCGCATTGTGTTGGCTCCGTGTGCAGGCGGGGCGCTGCCGTGCCAGGTCGCACGAGGCGCGACGCTGGCAGTCTTTGACGCGCCCGGCCGGGCTGAGCTTCTAGGTGTGCTGGACGACGATGTGGGTGGAACGGCCGTGCGGCCTCTTGGTGCGCCGGCTGGAGCGTTTGCCGCCGGTTCAGCCGTTTCCGAGGTTGTGATTCGCGGGTACTACTTTGACAGTGCGCTGTCCCAGTTGCGGTTTTACGACGGCGACGGCACCGACCAGCCCGTGGTGGATGAAGTGACGGGCCTGACATTTGAGTACTTCGGCGATCCCGCACCGCCGCAACTGCCGCGCCCCGACCCGGGTCTTGAGAATTGTCTCTTCGACATGGCCGGAACCTGGCGCGGCGGCGTGACGCTCACGGCCAACAGCGACGGACTGGCCACGTTGCCGCTGGCGATGTTTCTGGACGGACCGTGGTGCAGCGCAGGGGGCACCGGCTTTGACGCGGATCTCCTGCGTGTGCGGCGCATTCGTGTAGAGGTTCGCTTGCGGGCCTCGGGCCCACGCGACCCGCGTCCCGACTATCGTGCGATGTTTGATGTATCGCCGCCGAACCTGTCGCGTACTGGCGCGGGCGGAGGGCCGGGTGGATCATGGTGA
- the aroB gene encoding 3-dehydroquinate synthase → MAVIRLDVTHAGGSYPVLIGAALTRQVGPMLAEQRLVSTTAVVSCPPVWRQHSARMQDVLGGHPPLLIPDGEKAKQLATVARLYDGLFERRIDRSAIVIGFGGGVVGDAAGFAAATYLRGLRLVQIPTTLLAQVDSAIGGKVGVNLPAGKNLVGAFHAPSLVLCDPELLETLPRREFRAGLYEAVKYGVIGSRPLFDYISAHLSAIFNKDPEVLTPLIADCCRMKAVVVMADEREQGLRRTLNFGHTVGHALEAISRYGRFLHGEAVGYGMLAAAALSARRGIFPAEDMDALTTIIGRMGPLPSTAGLKASDALDAIQSDKKVSKGTLHFVLPMRLGVTSVVSDVTPKELRAALRTIGIR, encoded by the coding sequence ATGGCTGTCATTCGGCTGGACGTCACACACGCGGGTGGTTCGTATCCCGTACTCATCGGGGCCGCGCTCACGCGCCAGGTGGGCCCGATGCTGGCCGAGCAGCGCCTCGTCAGCACCACCGCAGTGGTGAGTTGTCCACCAGTGTGGCGGCAGCACAGTGCCCGCATGCAGGACGTGCTCGGCGGACACCCGCCGTTGCTCATCCCCGACGGCGAAAAGGCCAAACAACTGGCGACGGTAGCGCGCTTGTACGATGGCCTGTTTGAGCGCCGCATCGACAGGTCCGCGATCGTCATCGGATTCGGCGGCGGCGTCGTCGGTGATGCAGCCGGCTTCGCCGCAGCCACATATCTGCGCGGCCTCCGTCTTGTTCAGATTCCGACGACGCTGCTCGCGCAGGTGGATAGCGCGATTGGTGGAAAAGTCGGGGTCAACCTGCCGGCTGGGAAGAACCTGGTGGGCGCCTTCCACGCGCCGTCGCTGGTGCTTTGTGATCCGGAACTGCTGGAGACGTTGCCGCGCCGCGAGTTTCGCGCCGGGCTGTACGAGGCCGTCAAATACGGCGTCATCGGTTCGCGACCGCTCTTCGATTACATCTCAGCGCACTTGTCCGCCATCTTCAACAAAGACCCGGAGGTGCTGACGCCCCTCATCGCGGACTGCTGCCGCATGAAAGCGGTGGTGGTGATGGCCGATGAGCGCGAGCAGGGGCTGCGCCGCACGCTGAACTTCGGGCACACCGTGGGGCATGCGCTGGAGGCGATCAGCCGGTATGGCAGGTTTCTGCATGGCGAGGCGGTGGGTTACGGCATGCTCGCCGCGGCGGCGCTCTCGGCGAGGCGCGGAATCTTTCCGGCTGAAGACATGGACGCGCTCACGACAATCATCGGCCGCATGGGCCCATTGCCGTCAACAGCCGGGCTGAAGGCCTCCGATGCGTTGGACGCTATTCAGAGCGACAAAAAAGTGTCGAAGGGCACACTGCACTTCGTGCTGCCGATGCGCCTTGGGGTCACCTCAGTCGTCTCCGACGTGACACCGAAGGAACTGCGGGCCGCGCTTCGAACGATCGGCATTCGCTAA
- a CDS encoding proline--tRNA ligase codes for MSEQKKDAFVTEITPQSEDFSRWYLDVVRRAELADYSPVKGCMVIRPYGYAIWENIQRLLDARFKATGHVNAYFPLFIPESLLMKEKEHVEGFAPQVAWVTRGGDEELEERLIVRPTSEVLVGTMYAKWVKSWRDLPVLINQWANVVRWEKVTRPFLRTTEFLWQEGHTAHETADEAEEETLKILALYKEFAERELAMPVVDGMKSESEKFAGASHTFSIEALMGDGRALQAGTSHNLGQNFAKAFEIQFQGRDKTIQHAWTTSWGVSTRLIGALIMTHGDDSGLVLPPAVAPHQVVIVPIPRGNWKETVLPTCEAIRDQLTAIGVRVKLDATEENSPGWKYAEWELRGVPLRLEVGPKDIEKGAVFSARRDTREKASIPMAELTQRVPALLQAIQDNLFARALEFRQTHTSEVATWAEFSAAMEGRPGFVIASWCGSAACEATIKAETQATLRNIPMGSPRVEGRCVKCDGPSTVKAWFAKAY; via the coding sequence TTGTCAGAGCAGAAAAAAGATGCGTTTGTGACCGAAATAACCCCGCAGTCCGAGGACTTTTCACGGTGGTACCTCGATGTGGTGCGCCGTGCCGAGTTGGCCGACTACTCGCCGGTGAAGGGGTGCATGGTCATTCGTCCGTACGGATACGCCATCTGGGAGAACATCCAGCGGCTGCTTGATGCGCGGTTCAAGGCCACCGGGCATGTGAATGCCTACTTCCCGTTGTTTATTCCCGAGAGCCTCCTCATGAAGGAGAAGGAACACGTGGAAGGGTTTGCTCCGCAGGTGGCGTGGGTGACCCGCGGCGGTGACGAAGAACTCGAGGAGCGGTTGATTGTCCGGCCGACCTCCGAAGTTCTTGTCGGGACGATGTACGCCAAGTGGGTGAAGTCATGGCGCGACCTGCCGGTGCTGATCAATCAGTGGGCCAATGTGGTCCGCTGGGAGAAAGTGACGCGGCCGTTTCTGCGCACGACCGAGTTCCTGTGGCAGGAAGGGCATACGGCTCACGAGACCGCTGACGAAGCGGAAGAAGAGACGTTGAAGATCCTCGCGCTGTACAAAGAGTTCGCCGAGCGTGAGTTGGCGATGCCCGTGGTGGACGGCATGAAGAGTGAGAGCGAGAAGTTTGCCGGCGCCTCCCATACGTTTTCGATTGAGGCGCTGATGGGCGACGGCCGCGCGCTGCAGGCCGGGACCTCTCACAACCTCGGGCAGAACTTCGCCAAGGCGTTCGAGATCCAGTTTCAGGGGCGAGACAAGACCATCCAGCACGCATGGACGACCTCGTGGGGCGTTTCAACGCGCCTCATCGGCGCGCTGATCATGACGCACGGCGACGACAGCGGGTTGGTGCTGCCGCCGGCCGTGGCCCCGCATCAGGTGGTGATCGTGCCGATCCCCAGGGGTAACTGGAAAGAGACCGTGCTGCCGACCTGTGAGGCCATTCGGGATCAGCTGACAGCCATCGGCGTGCGCGTGAAGCTGGATGCGACCGAAGAAAACTCGCCCGGATGGAAGTACGCCGAGTGGGAGCTGCGCGGCGTCCCGCTGCGCCTTGAGGTGGGGCCCAAGGACATCGAGAAGGGCGCCGTGTTTTCGGCGCGGCGTGATACGCGCGAGAAGGCGTCCATCCCGATGGCGGAGCTCACGCAGCGCGTGCCTGCGCTACTGCAGGCCATCCAGGACAACCTCTTCGCGCGGGCGCTTGAGTTCCGTCAGACGCACACCTCTGAAGTGGCCACCTGGGCCGAGTTCTCTGCAGCCATGGAAGGACGGCCCGGATTCGTCATTGCGAGCTGGTGCGGCAGCGCGGCGTGTGAAGCCACCATCAAGGCGGAAACACAGGCCACGTTGCGTAACATCCCCATGGGATCTCCCCGAGTGGAGGGCCGCTGCGTCAAGTGTGATGGCCCCTCCACCGTGAAGGCGTGGTTCGCAAAGGCGTACTGA
- a CDS encoding DUF1697 domain-containing protein, translating to MVRKGVLTMRHVALLRGINVGGNKRLAMPDLRRVAESLGWRDVVTVLATGNLIFTPGRGTPDSAKLSARLERALLDDGKLQVRVVVLSAAQVETVTREQPFGAKVDNPSRLLVSAYLDAKARLALAPLTKTDWSPGALALGTHAAYLWCPDGILDTPLVEAVGRAARDGLTSRNWATWIKVGTGVFSTETR from the coding sequence GTGGTTCGCAAAGGCGTACTGACGATGCGGCATGTCGCATTGCTGCGCGGCATCAATGTGGGCGGCAACAAGCGGCTGGCGATGCCCGACCTGCGGCGTGTCGCCGAATCACTCGGCTGGCGCGATGTGGTCACGGTGCTGGCCACCGGCAATCTGATCTTCACGCCCGGGCGCGGAACGCCGGACTCGGCGAAACTGTCGGCTCGTCTCGAGCGGGCGTTGCTCGACGATGGGAAGTTGCAGGTGCGGGTGGTGGTGTTGTCGGCCGCGCAGGTGGAGACCGTCACGCGAGAGCAGCCGTTTGGGGCGAAAGTGGATAACCCCTCGAGGCTGCTCGTGTCGGCGTATCTGGATGCCAAGGCCCGCCTCGCACTGGCTCCCCTGACGAAAACGGATTGGTCGCCGGGCGCCCTCGCGCTCGGCACGCACGCGGCCTACCTGTGGTGTCCCGATGGCATCCTCGACACCCCCCTCGTCGAGGCCGTGGGCCGTGCCGCCCGCGATGGCCTCACCTCCCGCAACTGGGCGACATGGATCAAAGTGGGGACGGGTGTGTTTTCCACAGAAACGCGCTAA